A window from Malassezia restricta chromosome I, complete sequence encodes these proteins:
- a CDS encoding dienelactone hydrolase, with the protein MSQSACVISPVKAEYQPKGISGKVAGLDAYVVGPDSKHVLLSVYDIFGFWDTTKQSADLLSEALHVKVIMPDFFRGKPWPMNAFPPRDEEEQKVFDEWFATVASVSDRKKDLDAIAQELKSQGVEKIGVYGFSWGAKIASLAGYEGTPFTGVVIVYPAMMHGGGEKQVVPESIMVSGEDSKYLGVPAAFFPSKDEPRDESDKYWSTLKQSRPELVEKSVYHYYDIFHGFAAAPANFHDEANRAAATELYQRLANFFHTIF; encoded by the coding sequence ATGAGTCAAAGTGCTTGTGTCATCTCCCCTGTCAAAGCAGAATATCAGCCTAAAGGTATTTCCGGAAAAGTAGCTGGTCTTGATGCCTACGTCGTGGGCCCCGACTCTAAGCATGTGCTTCTTTCCGTGTACGACATCTTTGGTTTTTGGGATACGACCAAGCAAAGCGCTGACTTGTTATCCGAAGCGCTTCATGTCAAGGTAATTATGCCGGACTTCTTCCGTGGAAAGCCGTGGCCTATGAATGCGTTCCCTCCAAgagacgaagaagagcagAAGGTGTTCGATGAATGGTTCGCGACGGTCGCTAGCGTCTCTGATCGCAAGAAGGACCTCGATGCTATCGCCCAGGAGCTCAAAAGCCAAGGTGTCGAAAAGATTGGCGTATACGGCTTTAGTTGGGGTGCTAAAATTGCGAGTCTGGCTGGCTACGAGGGCACACCCTTCACAGGTGTGGTGATCGTGTACCCTGCCATGATGCATGGTGGCGGCGAGAAGCAGGTGGTGCCCGAGTCAATCATGGTGAGTGGTGAGGACAGCAAATACCTTGGTGTGCCTGCTGCTTTCTTTCCCTCAAAGGACGAGCCGCGTGATGAATCTGACAAATACTGGTCTACGCTGAAGCAGTCGCGCCCCGAGCTGGTGGAAAAGAGCGTGTATCACTATTACGATATCTTCCACGGAtttgctgctgcgcctgccaACTTTCACGACGAGGCCAACCGTGCTGCGGCTACGGAGTTGTATCAGCGTCTGGCCAACTTTTTCCACACGATATTCTAA
- a CDS encoding V-type H+-transporting ATPase subunit G yields MVAQKSQGIQTLLEAEKEATKIVEQARAYRTQKLKEAQTEAEKDIAELKAKKEKELDEYKQKYAGTQSSAQDKIDRDTKDRLSEIERAFQDKREELISKLLDRVSQVDPQPHKNLQKMSA; encoded by the exons ATG GTGGCGCAAAAATCGCAGGGTAtccagacgctgctggaggCTGAAAAAGAAGCCACCAAGATCGTGGAGCAGGCTCGAGCTT ACCGCACACAGAAGCTGAAGGAGGCACAAACTGAGGCTGAGAAGGACATTGCTGAGCTGAAGGCCAAGAAAGAGAAGGAGCTCGATGAATACAAGCAGAAATATGCGGGCACGCAGTCTTCCGCTCAAGACAAGATCGATCGCGACACCAAGGATCGCTTGAGCGAGATTGAGCGTGCATTCCAAGACAAGCGCGAGGAGCTCATTTCCAAGTTGCTTGACCGCGTCAGCCAGGTCGACCCACAGCCCCACAAGAATCTGCAAAAGATGAGTGCTTAG
- a CDS encoding symplekin encodes MASVDPIRSLCGALTQATGGVYHVDLRMPDGIHRLAEVVDLLFGKRIVGADVRERLTLHVPAAIMVLLADPMGTYAKLACECFASVYPRVFLYASQDGSPASFQLWQVVTAIKERVLFTLDDGTLGARIGAVKACQRIIQAQTKPDGDPRLQNRAEINLNAVPPEHPFLKTEQLEAEADQVFTRLVTLLFTCKAPSLVMGVTQVLTRLARLRTKLNKVVIEAFVSWTPASLESLAPVHVRSAENTVRLAMVHFLQHGSVEPQTTQLTQALERQRQRMDIAMREAMAARREGVSRKREVKDTDGSSKRTRASTPTDPRRPSGLSVNDIARLPLERVVDAIIEGLQSVPEDRLKTAIASFVRTVTPAGATNEPVDPLKMDMGDDDEPTKAMPTEDAVAPLASLEHFELPEPVRLEQREAQALIIDSVTRICESGTQLLPAQALEHASEGHAALWIKLVVRLATRGLDTRGQVAPPDLANQADKVRALLLDYVNQDFCVRRGIALQWLMEEWTCDRERQKQGIESEHYHIWLDKLLDAQLSMPTVDSVALGNFLRDLPQIPLVILDRLYELCLDRGTIGEGFALLRDVSAARPPLRVPVCHKVLQLTRHSERLVRGRAIVTARTWVLQKGPLADVVLAFARESLQLLVEEARAHDAPEAQDMSVEAEEADETAANPLGLNEQDVLRLIELALVLSVKQPSFFAEVVRIYPLLPAPVQAAMQKHVTPVARSVGPNSTVLLDVLRTYPHGADTLVMAILRILIDKGHTQALAELVRDLVDTRSLDVEYLLPLVPHLDRDAMLHALPRVVSVLADGSEEHKVAVHRLFQTLVAPAMQAAGAETASEHPTTTASLTPVELLVLLHVHEKEIGLKAALVAVQLCFSMSEVFRSDVLTAVLNRLVEEDPLPVLFMRTAIMATKSFRTLGSYVSTSLLSRLVQKEIWREPRLWDGFALCANLTAPTSFGAMLQLPPPQLLELVTKQPSLRDPLRDYLIYKAGGPVRHGALLQMLESVPTGT; translated from the coding sequence atggCGAGCGTCGATCCCATCCGGTCGTTGTGTGGTGCGCTGACACAGGCAACGGGCGGTGTATATCATGTGGATTTGCGCATGCCAGACGGCATTCATCGCCTTGCCGAGGTGGTCGATCTTCTGTTTGGAAAACGTATCGTGGGCGCAGATGTGCGTGAGCGACTGACACTCCATGTGCCTGCCGCGATCATGGTCCTTCTCGCCGATCCTATGGGCACGTACGCCAAGCTGGCTTGTGAGTGCTTTGCGTCTGTGTACCCCCGTGTATTTTTATACGCGAGTCAGGACGGGTCGCCTGCCTCGTTCCAGTTGTGGCAAGTCGTGACGGCGATCAAGGAGCGAGTCCTCTTTACGCTCGACGATGGCACACTCGGTGCGCGTATCGGCGCAGTCAAAGCGTGCCAGCGCATTATTCAGGCTCAGACAAAGCCAGACGGCGACCCACGACTCCAAAACCGCGCTGAAATCAATTTAAATGCCGTGCCACCCGAACACCCCTTTCTCAAGACagagcagctcgaggcaGAAGCTGATCAGGTATTTACGCGCCTGGTCACGCTGCTATTCACCTGCAAGGCGCCCAGTCTCGTCATGGGAGTGACGCAAGTGCTCACTCGTCTCGCTCGTCTTCGCACCAAACTCAACAAGGTGGTCATTGAGGCTTTTGTCAGCTGGACGCCTGCGTCTCTTGAATCGCTCGCACCTGTACATGTCCGAAGTGCGGAAAATACGGTCAGGCTCGCGATGGTGCACTTCTTGCAGCATGGATCTGTCGAGCCCCAGACGACACAACTCACACAAGCCCTTGAGCGGCAACGCCAAAGGATGGATATAGCAATGCGTGAGGCTATGGCAGCACGCAGAGAAGGAGTCTCTCGCAAGCGCGAGGTCAAAGACACAGATGGCTCCTCAAaacgcacgcgcgcctcgacgccTACTGATCCGCGCCGGCCCAGCGGGTTGTCGGTCAACGACATTGCTCGTCTCCCGCTGGAGCGCGTGGTGGATGCAATTATCGAAGGATTGCAGAGTGTGCCTGAAGATCGACTAAAGACGGCTATTGCCTCGTTTGTGCGCACTGTCACCCCAGCAGGCGCGACCAACGAGCCTGTCGATCCACTAAAAATGGACATGggtgatgacgacgagcctACCAAGGCCATGCCCACTGAGGATGCTGTGGCACCACTTGCGAGCTTGGAGCACTTTGAGTTGCCAGAGCCCGTGCGGCTAGAACAGCGTGAGGCCCAGGCCTTGATCATTGATTCCGTCACGCGCATTTGTGAGTCGGGGACGCAGCTTTTACCTGCCCAGGCACTGGAGCATGCCTCGGAAGGACACGCAGCACTATGGATCAAGCTGGTCGTGCGCCTGGCAACCCGGGGCCTCGACACCCGCGGTCAAGTGGCTCCGCCCGACCTGGCGAACCAGGCCGAcaaggtgcgtgcgctgctACTCGACTACGTGAATCAGGACTTTTGCGTGCGGCGAGGCATAGCATTGCAGTGGCTCATGGAAGAGTGGACTTGTGATCGTGAGCGGCAGAAGCAGGGCATTGAGTCGGAGCACTACCATATCTGGCTCGACAAGCTCCTGGACGCTCAGCTGAGTATGCCCACGGTGGACAGCGTAGCGCTCGGCAACTTTTTGCGCGACTTGCCGCAGATCCCATTGGTCATATTAGACCGGTTGTATGAACTGTGTCTGGACCGCGGTACCATTGGCGAGGGCTTTGCCTTGCTCCGCGACGTGAGCGCGGCTcggccgccgctgcgtgtgccCGTGTGCCACAAGGTACTGCAACTTACGCGGCACagtgagcgcctcgtgcgtgGACGCGCGATTGTCACGGCCCGAACGTGGGTGCTCCAAAAGGGACCCCTGGCCGACGTCGTACTGGCGTTCGCGCGCGAATCTCTGCAGCTTCTTGTCGAAGAagctcgagctcatgaTGCGCCCGAGGCACAGGACATGAGTGTCGAGGCTGAAGAGGCGGACGAGACGGCTGCTAATCCGCTAGGCCTGAACGAGCAAGACGTGCTCCGGCTGATTGAGCTGGCGCTTGTCCTGAGCGTCAAGCAGCCGAGCTTCTTTGCCGAGGTCGTGCGTATATACCCTCTTCTTCCCGCGCCTGTACAGGCCGCCATGCAAAAGCACGTCACGCCCGTCGCACGGTCCGTCGGCCCGAACAGCAcggtgctgctggatgtgctgcgcacgtaccCACATGGTGCCGATACTCTCGTCATGGCCATTTTGCGCATTCTGATCGACAAGGGTCACACACAAGCGCTCGCtgagctcgtgcgtgaCTTGGTCGATACGCGCTCGTTGGACGTCGAGTATTTGTTGCCCCTTGTACCGCATCTCGATCGCGATGCGATGCTTCATGCcctgccgcgcgtcgtgtcTGTCCTGGCCGATGGGTCAGAGGAGCACAAAGTGGCCGTGCATCGCCTCTTCCAgacgctcgtcgcgccTGCCATGCAGGCGGCTGGCGCTGAGACCGCGAGCGAGCATCCTACCACGACAGCGAGTCTGACGCCCGTCGAGTTACTAGTGCTCTTGCACGTGCACGAGAAAGAGATTGGACTCAAGGCCGCTTTAGTGGCCGTGCAGCTGTGCTTTTCCATGAGCGAAGTGTTCCGCAGCGACGTCCTGACGGCGGTGTTGAACCGACTCGTCGAGGAAGATCCGCTGCCAGTGCTCTTTatgcgcacggccatcaTGGCGACCAAGTCGttccgcacgctcggctCGTACGTATCGACGTCACTGCTGTCGCGTCTCGTGCAGAAAGAGATTTGGAGGGAGCCGCGTCTGTGGGATGGCTTCGCCTTATGTGCGAATCTCACGGCGCCCACCTCGttcggcgccatgctgcagctcCCGCCGCCGCAGCTATTGGAACTCGTGACCAAGCAACCCAGCTTGCGCGATCCATTGCGTGACTATCTCATTTACAAGGCAGGCGGCCCCGTccgccatggcgcgctgcttcaGATGCTGGAAAGCGTACCTACTGGAAcgtga
- a CDS encoding tryptophan synthase: protein MAEQLKATFLRKKERNQAAFVAFLTAGFPTKDDTLDLLFALERGGADIIEVGVPFSDPQADGPVIQESNNIALEQGIDYAQCLSIVKEARARGLQVPIILMGYYNPLHAYGEERAVRDARAAGANGFIVVDLLPEEAGQFLHACRQEKMAFVPLVAPTTDVERVRYLSTLADAFIYVVSRLGTTGASNTVSSSLGDLLAKIRSGTDVPLAVGFGVSNRDHFVEVGALSDGVVIGSKLIQCIKNAAPTKEARVEAAYTFCDSITGKSQGGLPRAHPLVTPAPIETGAVPESHVSKAAHFGEFGGQYIPEALVQCHRELEKAYDTARHDPTFWKEFYDQFKYIGRPSELYEAERLSKWAGGARIWLKREDLNHTGSHKINNAVGQVLLAKRLGKTRIIAETGAGQHGVATATACAKFGLECVIYMGAEDVRRQALNAVRIRMLGAKLIGVESGSKTLKDAINEANRDWVTNIHNTHYLVGSAIGPHPFPTLVRDLQSVIGQEAKKQLQEQAGCLPDAVVACVGGGSNAIGMFYPFIDDASVRLVGVEAGGEGVDTAHHSATLSAGRPGVLHGVRTYLLQNQDGQVTETHSISAGLDYPGVGPQHAYLKDSGRAEYCVATDKQALLGFKWLMEHEGIIPALESSHAVYEAVNLAKTMRPDQHIIVSLSGRGDKDVEQVARGLSEQGWGQAIGWTLPPLTFQ from the coding sequence ATGGCGGAACAACTCAAGGCCACGTTTCTGCGGAAAAAGGAGCGGAATCAAGCGGCCTTTGTGGCTTTCTTGACGGCGGGATTCCCGACCAAGGATGATACCCTTGATTTGTTATTTGCTCTAGAACGAGGCGGTGCTGATATCATTGAGGTCGGGGTGCCGTTTTCTGATCCGCAGGCGGACGGACCCGTGATCCAAGAAAGTAACAACATTGCCCTGGAGCAGGGAATCGATTACGCGCAGTGTCTTAGTATAGTCAAAGAAGCCCGTGCTAGGGGTCTCCAAGTGCCGATCATTTTGATGGGATACTACAACCCATTGCATGCATATGGTGAGGAACGCGCAGtgcgagacgcgcgcgccgccggtgCGAATGGCTTTATTGTCGTGGATTTACTTCCCGAAGAAGCGGGTCAGTTTCTTCATGCGTGCCGCCAGGAGAAAATGGCGTTTGTCCCGCTCGTGGCTCCCACAACGGATGTGGAACGCGTTCGCTACTTGTCGACCTTGGCCGATGCATTTATCTACGTCGTGTCGCGTCTGGGAACGACAGGTGCATCGAACACTGTATCGAGCTCGCTTGGTGATCTTCTCGCGAAAATCAGGTCCGGCACGGATGTGCCCTTAGCTGTGGGCTTCGGCGTCTCGAACCGCGACCACTTTGTCGAAGTGGGTGCGTTGTCTGATGGCGTTGTGATCGGCAGTAAGCTGATCCAATGCATCAAGAATGCTGCACCTACGAAAGAAGCACGTGTCGAAGCAGCTTATACGTTCTGTGACAGCATCACGGGCAAGAGCCAGGGTGGCTTGCCTCGTGCGCACCCGCTAGTGACGCCGGCGCCCATCGAGACAGGGGCTGTGCCGGAGTCTCACGTATCGAAGGCTGCCCACTTCGGCGAGTTTGGTGGACAATACATTCCAGAGGCGCTTGTGCAGTGCCATCGCGAGCTTGAAAAGGCGTATGATACTGCTCGTCATGACCCCACCTTTTGGAAAGAGTTCTACGACCAATTTAAGTATATTGGTCGTCCGAGTGAGCTGTACGAGGCGGAGCGTCTGTCAAAGTGGGCGGGTGGTGCGCGAATCTGGCTGAAGCGCGAGGACCTGAATCACACGGGAAGCCACAAAATCAACAATGCTGTGGGACAGGTGCTCCTGGCCAAGCGTCTGGGTAAGACGCGCATTATTGCCGAGACGGGTGCGGGCCAGCACGGTGTGGCTACCGCGACGGCCTGTGCCAAGTTTGGGTTAGAGTGCGTGATATATATGGGTGCCGAGGATGTGCGTCGACAAGCTCTCAATGCGGTCCGCATCCGCATGCTTGGTGCCAAGCTCATTGGTGTTGAAAGTGGCAGCAAGACCCTGAAAGACGCGATCAACGAAGCGAATCGCGACTGGGTCACCAATATTCACAACACACATTACCTCGTGGGCTCAGCGATTGGACCGCATCCCTTCCCtacgctcgtgcgtgaCTTGCAGTCGGTCATTGGCCAGGAGGCCAAGAAGCAACTACAGGAACAGGCAGGCTGTCTCCCCGATGCTGTGGTTGCTTGTGTTGGTGGCGGCAGCAATGCGATTGGCATGTTTTATCCGTTCATTGATGATGCGTCGGTGCGTCTGGTCGGTGTAGAGGCCGGTGGCGAGGGTGTCGATACGGCGCATCACTCGGCGACGCTGTCGGCCGGTCGCCCTGGTGTGTTGCATGGCGTGCGCACCTACCTTCTCCAGAATCAGGACGGCCAGGTGACTGAGACGCACTCGATCAGTGCCGGCCTGGACTACCCTGGCGTGGGTCCACAGCATGCCTATCTCAAGGACAGCGGTCGGGCCGAGTACTGCGTTGCTACAGACAAGCAGGCACTACTGGGCTTCAAGTGGCTCATGGAGCACGAGGGCATCATTCCTGCGCTCGAGTCGAGTCACGCCGTGTACGAGGCGGTCAACTTGGCCAAGACGATGCGACCCGATCAACATATTATCGTGAGTCTGAGTGGCCGTGGCGATAAGgatgtcgagcaggtcgcACGAGGTTTGAGTGAGCAGGGCTGGGGACAGGCCATTGGATGGACCctgccgccgctcacgTTCCAGTAG
- a CDS encoding dienelactone hydrolase encodes MSQVSKACCSIPPVKTDYQPKGSMEKVAGFDSYVVGPADSKNVLVCVYDIFGFWDTTKQCADLLSDSMKVKVVMPDFLRNKPWPLTSFPPSNEEESKKFQEWFSTVASVPDAKKDVEAVAQELKKNGAEKLGLYGLCWGGKITSLAGYEGTLFSGVAIVHPAMVNGEDSKGLTVPVAFFPSKDEPRDESDKYWENFQKSHPELVEKSTYHYYDNMFHGFGAARANLKDEANRVAAEDLYNRLANFFCGVF; translated from the coding sequence ATGTCTCAAGTGAGCAAGGCCTGCTGTAGCATTCCCCCCGTCAAAACAGACTACCAGCCGAAGGGCTCTATGGAAAAAGTGGCCGGCTTCGACTCGTATGTCGTTGGTCCTGCCGACTCGAAGAATGTGCTTGTGTGTGTCTACGACATCTTTGGTTTCTGGGACACGACGAAGCAGTGCGCTGACTTGCTATCAGACTCGATGAAGGTCAAGGTAGTCATGCCTGATTTCCTGCGCAATAAGCCTTGGCCACTCACCTCATTCCCTCCGAGCAACGAGGAGGAGAGCAAGAAGTTTCAAGAGTGGTTCTCGACGGTGGCCAGCGTCCCTGACGCAAAGAAGGACGTTGAGGCCGTAGCCCAGGAACTTAAGAAGAACGGCGCTGAAAAGCTGGGTCTTTACGGACTCTGCTGGGGTGGTAAGATCACGAGTCTGGCTGGCTACGAAGGCACACTCTTTTCCGGTGTGGCTATCGTCCACCCCGCCATGGTGAATGGCGAAGACAGCAAGGGTCTGACTGTGCCTGTGGCATTTTTCCCATCGAAGGATGAGCCCCGTGATGAGTCGGACAAGTACTGGGAAAACTTCCAGAAGTCGCACCCCGAACTCGTCGAAAAGAGCACGTACCACTACTACGACAACATGTTCCATGGCTTTGGTGCTGCCCGCGCAAACCTCAAGGACGAAGCAAACCGTGTTGCTGCTGAGGATTTGTACAACCGCCTCGCTAACTTCTTTTGCGGCGTGTTTTAA
- a CDS encoding mitochondrial protein import protein ZIM17, with the protein MTSRLVALAWRSFDSHVSRAARHTWASYIGVSRTSPHMRPFCSSVWRSHASSQHTPEAIQPRLQLTFTCTVPQCGTRSTHEFTKHSYTKGIVLVQCPGCKNRHLIADNLGWFAESRGEPRTVEEIVRAHGGRVRTGTVYSDVDNGETVEIESDSHDDTVRTT; encoded by the coding sequence ATGACAAGTCGACttgtcgcgctcgcgtggCGGTCCTTCGATTCGCATGTATCAAGAGCAGCCAGACATACATGGGCTTCATACATTGGCGTGTCCAGAACGAGTCCACACATGCGCCCATTTTGCTCAAGCGTGTGGCGCTCTCATGCATCTTCCCAACACACGCCAGAGGCAATACAACCGCGCCTGCAACTCACGTTTACATGTACTGTACCTCAATGTGGAACAAGATCGACGCACGAATTCACTAAGCATTCATACACCAAAGGCATTGTGCTTGTGCAATGTCCCGGATGCAAGAATCGCCACTTGATTGCGGATAACCTGGGTTGGTTTGCCGAATCTAGAGGTGAGCCACGTACTGTAGAAGAAATTGTGCGTGCTCATGGTGGACGCGTGCGCACTGGTACAGTCTACAGCGATGTCGATAATGGCGAGACCGTCGAAATTGAATCAGATAGTCATGATGATACTGTTCGTACTACGTAG
- a CDS encoding solute carrier family 30 (zinc transporter), member 5/7 translates to MADARAVPTQPDPRKRGHVKVDTLQGSSFFHASHRIRIHHLLALLVTKTLVASAAWLTRQWLLVPQMDVTLFHERYAESNDTEMSLEKVRDIIHEPASVWAVAVMTTAVAAIFMLLALRVWRWDVVWSNHVVRHLLVLGSVTFLQLFTWLTALKFLGATNTLLYTQFCEVWMRDIQVRHRWTTSGGFFVLLSMAFAFVIAALTHSIVSLRQPYADMLESVTFQTLSLTTKLQDHISLWDTFKGFLALIIYAILSVETGYLMSNTAKEVGGRRRAMVLAISLAATILLPISMLGAILGVKMLPAPFVPGRSPTQQDALEINHLAAYLVLALGFLVFDVLVTLTLESYVTLMVHIAHAWPMVVCAAMAIGFAVFNVNVSLVQVMSVISVGFALRAILRRSPLYMTSWYRKATVEEQRVAMAGVESDTTLLTDFVIMTYRLVVQIRRMINVILSNNESRRIFLFLCLNLAFMFVQLVWGVWTNSLGLISDAIHMFFDCAAIFMGLMASVMASWKTNKDFPFGYKRVETLSGFANGVFLVLISVFILFEAVQRIIEPPVMNNMAQLLIVSTLGLLVNLFGMFAMGHHHHGHSHGCSHSHDHHHGHSHNMLGLYLHVMADTLGSVGVIISTILIHYFHWTGFDPIASLLIGIMILGSVVPLVIDSGRILCLELDNNDQEALQLALEKIAAHPIVSAYSSAHFWPLDSETIVGTIHIHYDTLLASDASSLVDPSTLTLEVKQILHSYLHSLEAVHVQLHPGGQKNF, encoded by the coding sequence ATGGCTGATGCGCGAGCtgtgccgacgcagcctgaTCCGCGGAAGCGTGGGCACGTAAAGGTAGATACGCTTCAAGGTTCATCGTTCTTTCATGCATCACACCGGATCCGGATCCACCACTTACTGGCGTTGCTAGTGACAAAAACTTTGGTGGCctcagcagcatggctGACGCGCCAGTGGTTGCTGGTGCCACAAATGGATGTAACTTTATTTCATGAAAGATATGCAGAGTCGAATGATACCGAAATGTCTCTCGAAAAGGTACGAGACATTATACATGAGCCGGCTAGCGTTTGGGCCGTTGCTGTTATGACCACGGCGGTGGCTGCTATATTCATGTTGCTTGCGCTGCGAGTATGGCGTTGGGATGTGGTATGGTCGAATCATGTTGTGCGTCATCTGCTTGTTCTGGGAAGTGTTACGTTCTTACAATTGTTTACATGGCTCACTGCGCTGAAATTTCTTGGAGCTACAAACACTTTATTGTACACACAGTTTTGTGAAGTTTGGATGCGCGATATCCAAGTCAGGCACCGCTGGACCACATCGGGTGGGTTTTTTGTTCTACTTTCGATGGCATTCGCCTTCGTCATCGCTGCTCTAACGCATTCAATCGTATCACTTCGACAGCCCTATGCTGATATGCTCGAATCGGTGACATTTCAAACACTTTCTCTTACGACCAAGTTACAGGACCACATATCTCTATGGGATACTTTTAAAGGCTTCCTAGCGCTGATTATATATGCGATTCTCTCTGTTGAAACGGGTTATTTGATGTCCAATACAGCCAAAGAAGTTGGtggtcgacgacgtgcgaTGGTCCTAGCGATTTCTTTAGCCGCCACAATTTTATTGCCCATCTCAATGCTCGGTGCCATTCTCGGTGTCAAAATGCTTCCAGCACCTTTCGTGCCGGGTCGAAGCCCAACGCAACAAGATGCTTTAGAAATCAACCATTTGGCTGCGTATTTGGTTCTTGCGCTGGGCTTCTTGGTATTCGATGTACTTGTGACACTTACACTCGAGTCCTATGTAACTTTGATGGTGCATATCGCTCATGCTTGGCCGATGGTGGTATGTGCCGCCATGGCCATCGGCTTTGCTGTATTCAATGTAAACGTGAGTCTAGTCCAAGTGATGAGCGTTATCTCTGTGGGCTTTGCATTACGAGCTATATTACGCCGCTCGCCCTTGTACATGACATCTTGGTATCGCAAAGCTACCGTGGAGGAGCAACGTGTGGCCATGGCAGGTGTGGAATCCGATACAACGCTGCTGACTGATTTTGTGATCATGACTTACCGTTTAGTCGTCCAAATACGCCGCATGATTAACGTCATATTAAGCAATAATGAGTCTCGGCGTATTTTTCTGTTCTTGTGTCTAAATCTCGCATTCATGTTTGTTCAGCTGGTTTGGGGTGTATGGACGAATAGTCTTGGTCTGATCAGTGACGCCATTCATATGTTCTTCGACTGTGCAGCGATTTTCATGGGTTTAATGGCTAGTGTCATGGCATCGTGGAAGACCAATAAAGACTTTCCGTTCGGGTATAAGCgcgtcgagacgctgtcTGGTTTTGCCAATGGAGTTTTCCTCGTGTTAATCAGTGTGTTTATTCTATTCGAAGCTGTACAGCGCATTATTGAGCCACCAGTAATGAACAATATGGCCCAACTATTGATTGTGAGTACTCTGGGTCTTTTGGTCAATCTGTTTGGCATGTTTGCCATGGGACATCATCACCATGGACATTCTCATGGCTGCAGTCATTCTCATGATCACCACCATGGTCACTCTCACAATATGCTTGGCCTTTACCTTCACGTTATGGCAGATACCCTTGGATCTGTGGGCGTTATCATCAGTACCATATTGATCCACTATTTCCATTGGACAGGTTTTGACCCCATCGCGTCTCTTCTTATCGGAATCATGATCCTCGGATCAGTGGTCCCGCTTGTAATTGATTCGGGGCGTATATTGTGCCTTGAATTAGACAATAACGACCAAGAGGCTTTGCAGCTTGCGCTCGAAAAAATCGCGGCTCATCCTATTGTGTCGGCATATTCTAGTGCGCATTTTTGGCCATTGGACAGTGAGACCATTGTTGGCACCATTCACATCCATTATGATACCCTTTTAGCTTCTGATGCGTCTTCTCTTGTGGATCCTTCTACATTAACGCTGGAAGTAAAACAGATTCTACATTCCTATTTGCACTCCCTTGAGGCCGTTCATGTACAGTTACACCCTGGAGGACAAAAAAATTTTTAG